From Sceloporus undulatus isolate JIND9_A2432 ecotype Alabama chromosome 6, SceUnd_v1.1, whole genome shotgun sequence, one genomic window encodes:
- the DGUOK gene encoding deoxyguanosine kinase, mitochondrial isoform X2, with the protein MAAGVRCMEAGKRLSVEGNIAVGKSTFVRLLRKAFPEWRMTPEPVSKWQKVQAAGVPPAPSSQSVGNLLQMVYQDPTRWAYTFQTYSCLSRLKAQLEPLPAKSPNAQELVQVFERSIYSDRYVFAKNLFEIGHLAETEWIIYQDWHSFLLQAFEDQLSLHGFLYLRAPPEICLERLRRRARPEEDGVQLHYLEQLHTQHENWLVKKITKIHCQNVRDAPVLLLDVTKDFESDPKEQGRLMSQVKLFLKSLCPEALPSASAAAS; encoded by the exons ATGGCGGCGGGCGTTCGCTGTATGGAGGCCGGCAAGAGACTCTCGGTCGAAGGAAATATCG cTGTGGGGAAATCCACTTTTGTGAGGCTGCTCCGCAAAGCCTTCCCCGAGTGGCGCATGACTCCCGAACCTGTCTCCAAGTGGCAGAAGGTCCAAGCTGCCGGTGTGCCTCCG GCCCCCAGTTCTCAGAGCGTTGGGAACCTGCTCCAGATGGTCTACCAGGATCCCACGCGCTGGGCCTACACCTTCCAGACCTACTCCTGCCTAAGCCGACTCAAGGCCCAACTGGAGCCTCTGCCCGCCAAGTCCCCAAATGCCCAGGAGCTGGTGCAGGTTTTTGAGAGATCCATCTATAGTGACAG GTACGTCTTTGCAAAAAATCTCTTTGAGATTGGCCACCTGGCAGAGACGGAGTGGATCATCTACCAGGACTGGCACTCCTTTCTCCTGCAAGCATTTGAGGATCAGCTTAGCCTGCATGGCTTCCTGTATCTCCGGGCGCCTCCAGAG ATCTGCCTGGAGAGGTTGCGTCGGAGAGCAAGGCCTGAAGAGGATGGGGTTCAGCTGCACTACCTGGAGCAACTTCACACACAACATGAAAACTGGCTGGTGAAGAAGATCACCAA GATCCATTGTCAGAACGTAAGGGATGCTCCTGTCTTGCTGCTTGATGTCACAAAAGATTTTGAGAGTGATCCAAAGGAGCAAGGAAGGCTCATGAGCCAG GTGAAGTTGTTTCTGAAGTCCCTCTGCCCAGAGGCCCTGCCGTCTGCCTCCGCTGCGGCTTCCTAG
- the DGUOK gene encoding deoxyguanosine kinase, mitochondrial isoform X1 translates to MAAGVRCMEAGKRLSVEGNIAVGKSTFVRLLRKAFPEWRMTPEPVSKWQKVQAAGVPPQAPSSQSVGNLLQMVYQDPTRWAYTFQTYSCLSRLKAQLEPLPAKSPNAQELVQVFERSIYSDRYVFAKNLFEIGHLAETEWIIYQDWHSFLLQAFEDQLSLHGFLYLRAPPEICLERLRRRARPEEDGVQLHYLEQLHTQHENWLVKKITKIHCQNVRDAPVLLLDVTKDFESDPKEQGRLMSQVKLFLKSLCPEALPSASAAAS, encoded by the exons ATGGCGGCGGGCGTTCGCTGTATGGAGGCCGGCAAGAGACTCTCGGTCGAAGGAAATATCG cTGTGGGGAAATCCACTTTTGTGAGGCTGCTCCGCAAAGCCTTCCCCGAGTGGCGCATGACTCCCGAACCTGTCTCCAAGTGGCAGAAGGTCCAAGCTGCCGGTGTGCCTCCG CAGGCCCCCAGTTCTCAGAGCGTTGGGAACCTGCTCCAGATGGTCTACCAGGATCCCACGCGCTGGGCCTACACCTTCCAGACCTACTCCTGCCTAAGCCGACTCAAGGCCCAACTGGAGCCTCTGCCCGCCAAGTCCCCAAATGCCCAGGAGCTGGTGCAGGTTTTTGAGAGATCCATCTATAGTGACAG GTACGTCTTTGCAAAAAATCTCTTTGAGATTGGCCACCTGGCAGAGACGGAGTGGATCATCTACCAGGACTGGCACTCCTTTCTCCTGCAAGCATTTGAGGATCAGCTTAGCCTGCATGGCTTCCTGTATCTCCGGGCGCCTCCAGAG ATCTGCCTGGAGAGGTTGCGTCGGAGAGCAAGGCCTGAAGAGGATGGGGTTCAGCTGCACTACCTGGAGCAACTTCACACACAACATGAAAACTGGCTGGTGAAGAAGATCACCAA GATCCATTGTCAGAACGTAAGGGATGCTCCTGTCTTGCTGCTTGATGTCACAAAAGATTTTGAGAGTGATCCAAAGGAGCAAGGAAGGCTCATGAGCCAG GTGAAGTTGTTTCTGAAGTCCCTCTGCCCAGAGGCCCTGCCGTCTGCCTCCGCTGCGGCTTCCTAG